In one Bacillus thuringiensis genomic region, the following are encoded:
- the dpaB gene encoding dipicolinate synthase subunit B, with product MSLKGKRIGFGFTGSHCTYEEVMPHLEKLIAEGAEVRPVVSYTVQSTNTRFGEGAEWIKKIEEITGFKAINSIVGAEPLGPKIPLDCMVIAPLTGNSMSKFANAMTDSPVLMAAKATLRNGKPVVLAVSTNDALGLNGVNLMRLMATKNIYFVPFGQDAPEKKPNSMVARMELLEDTVLEALQGKQLQPVVVEKFRYMN from the coding sequence ATGAGTTTGAAGGGGAAACGAATTGGTTTCGGATTTACAGGTTCACATTGTACGTACGAAGAAGTAATGCCTCATTTAGAAAAATTAATTGCTGAGGGAGCAGAAGTACGTCCTGTTGTTTCTTACACTGTTCAATCAACAAATACTAGATTTGGAGAGGGAGCAGAGTGGATTAAGAAGATTGAAGAAATAACAGGTTTTAAAGCAATTAATTCAATCGTTGGTGCAGAACCACTAGGACCTAAAATTCCACTAGATTGTATGGTAATTGCACCACTAACAGGGAATTCTATGAGTAAATTTGCAAATGCAATGACAGACTCTCCAGTACTAATGGCAGCAAAAGCGACGCTAAGAAATGGCAAGCCTGTCGTATTGGCAGTTTCGACGAATGATGCTTTAGGATTAAATGGGGTAAATCTCATGCGCCTAATGGCAACGAAAAACATCTACTTCGTCCCATTCGGCCAAGATGCACCAGAGAAAAAACCGAACTCAATGGTAGCTCGCATGGAGCTGCTGGAAGATACAGTATTAGAAGCGCTGCAAGGGAAGCAATTGCAACCTGTGGTCGTAGAAAAATTCAGATATATGAATTAA
- the dpaA gene encoding dipicolinic acid synthetase subunit A encodes MLTEMHIAVIGGDARQLEVIRKLVELDAKLSLIGFDQLDHGFTGAAKESIQNLDFTSVDAIILPVAGTNAKGEVDTIFSNEKVSITKEQIENTPEHFTIYSGIGTPYLENLVSTTNRKLVKLFDRDDVAIYNSIPTVEGTLMMVIQHTDYTIHGSNVMVLGFGRTGMSVARAFQSLGAHVKVGARRSEHIARITEMMFSPFHMQDIEKEVGNVDIVINTIPHLVVTANVIAKMPAHTLVIDLASKPGGTDFRYAEKRGVKALLAPGLPGIVAPKTAGQILANVLSQLLAADAIAKEEEKK; translated from the coding sequence ATGTTGACTGAGATGCATATTGCTGTCATAGGAGGAGATGCAAGGCAGCTAGAAGTAATTCGTAAGCTAGTTGAATTGGATGCGAAACTTTCTTTGATAGGTTTTGATCAGTTAGATCATGGTTTCACAGGGGCAGCAAAAGAAAGTATACAAAATTTAGATTTCACTTCTGTAGACGCAATTATTTTGCCGGTTGCAGGTACAAATGCCAAAGGAGAAGTAGATACTATTTTTTCAAATGAAAAAGTTTCAATAACGAAAGAACAAATTGAAAATACACCAGAACACTTTACTATATATTCAGGTATTGGTACACCTTACTTGGAAAATCTCGTATCTACTACGAACCGAAAACTTGTTAAATTATTTGATCGTGATGATGTAGCAATATACAATTCTATTCCAACGGTAGAAGGTACATTAATGATGGTAATTCAACATACCGACTATACAATTCATGGGTCCAATGTAATGGTTCTAGGATTTGGTAGAACAGGAATGAGTGTTGCGAGAGCATTTCAATCATTAGGAGCCCATGTCAAAGTTGGAGCAAGACGATCTGAACATATTGCACGTATTACAGAAATGATGTTTTCTCCTTTTCATATGCAAGACATAGAGAAAGAAGTAGGAAATGTCGATATTGTAATTAATACGATTCCGCACCTCGTTGTAACAGCGAATGTTATTGCAAAAATGCCAGCTCATACGCTAGTGATTGATTTAGCTTCTAAACCAGGCGGTACCGACTTTAGATATGCGGAAAAAAGAGGAGTCAAAGCATTGCTAGCACCTGGATTACCAGGTATTGTTGCCCCAAAAACGGCTGGGCAAATTTTAGCAAATGTTCTTTCTCAGTTATTAGCAGCAGATGCAATCGCAAAGGAGGAGGAAAAGAAATGA
- a CDS encoding YlmC/YmxH family sporulation protein, with translation MRLSELSGKEVVDIEKAEKMGVLGYMDLEINEKDGQIQTLIIPVGKWGGFKKEPQEVRVAWSQIKKVGHDMLLCDSIDHSNSE, from the coding sequence ATGCGATTAAGTGAATTAAGTGGTAAAGAGGTTGTAGATATAGAAAAAGCGGAAAAAATGGGAGTCTTAGGTTATATGGATTTAGAGATTAATGAGAAAGACGGGCAAATACAAACACTTATAATACCTGTAGGGAAGTGGGGAGGCTTTAAAAAGGAACCACAAGAAGTAAGGGTGGCATGGAGTCAAATAAAGAAAGTCGGACATGATATGCTTCTTTGTGATAGTATAGATCATTCAAATTCGGAGTGA
- a CDS encoding M16 family metallopeptidase, producing the protein MIKKYTCKNGVRIVMENIPTVRSVAIGIWIHAGSRNENEKNNGISHFLEHMFFKGTETRSAREIAESFDSIGGQVNAFTSKEYTCYYAKVLDEHAKYALDVLADMFFNSTFDEEELKKEKNVVCEEIKMYEDAPDDIVHDMLTKATYETHPLGYPILGTEETLNTFTGDTLRQYIKDHYTPENVVVSVAGNIDEAFLQTVEQYFGSYEGTTNREQVHSPIFHFNKVARKKETEQAHLCLGYKGLQMGHEDIYNLIVLNNVLGGSMSSRLFQEVREQRGLAYSVFSYHSSYEDTGMLTLYGGTGSQQLDTLYETMQETLETLKNTGITEKELINSKEQLKGNLMLSLESTNSRMSRNGKNELLLRKHRSLDEIIESVNTVTKENVDGLIRNMFTDEFSAALISPDGKLPRGIKL; encoded by the coding sequence TTGATTAAAAAATATACTTGTAAAAATGGTGTAAGAATAGTTATGGAGAATATACCAACTGTAAGATCGGTTGCGATTGGTATTTGGATCCATGCAGGATCAAGAAATGAAAATGAAAAAAATAACGGGATTTCTCACTTTTTAGAGCATATGTTCTTTAAAGGGACGGAAACACGTAGTGCACGCGAAATTGCAGAATCATTTGATAGCATTGGTGGGCAAGTGAATGCTTTTACTTCAAAAGAATACACTTGTTACTATGCAAAAGTGCTAGATGAGCATGCTAAATATGCTTTAGATGTATTAGCAGACATGTTCTTTAATTCAACATTTGATGAAGAAGAACTGAAAAAAGAGAAGAATGTTGTATGTGAAGAAATTAAAATGTACGAAGATGCTCCAGATGATATTGTGCATGATATGTTAACGAAAGCAACATATGAAACGCATCCGCTTGGGTATCCTATTTTAGGAACAGAAGAAACGCTTAATACGTTTACAGGTGATACACTACGCCAATATATTAAGGATCATTACACACCTGAAAATGTAGTTGTTTCAGTTGCAGGAAATATTGATGAAGCCTTCTTACAAACGGTAGAGCAATATTTCGGTAGTTATGAAGGAACAACAAACCGTGAACAAGTACATAGCCCAATTTTCCATTTTAATAAGGTAGCACGTAAAAAGGAAACAGAACAAGCTCATTTATGTTTAGGATATAAAGGCTTACAAATGGGACACGAAGATATTTATAACTTAATCGTATTAAATAACGTGTTAGGCGGTAGTATGAGTAGCCGTTTATTCCAAGAAGTACGTGAGCAACGTGGGTTAGCGTACTCAGTATTTTCTTACCATTCTTCTTATGAAGATACAGGTATGTTAACACTGTATGGTGGAACAGGTAGCCAACAATTAGATACACTGTATGAAACAATGCAAGAAACATTAGAAACATTGAAAAATACAGGTATTACAGAAAAAGAGCTTATTAATAGTAAAGAGCAACTAAAAGGAAACTTAATGTTAAGTTTAGAAAGTACGAATAGCCGTATGAGCCGTAACGGTAAAAATGAATTGCTTCTTCGTAAACATCGTTCACTTGATGAGATTATTGAAAGTGTAAACACTGTAACAAAAGAAAATGTGGACGGATTAATTCGCAATATGTTTACTGACGAGTTCTCTGCGGCACTTATTAGTCCAGACGGAAAACTTCCAAGAGGAATAAAACTATAA